One region of Streptomyces davaonensis JCM 4913 genomic DNA includes:
- a CDS encoding amino acid ABC transporter permease, whose amino-acid sequence MSSDTLTEPTARQAESEVVPARHYGRWAAALAVIVLVAQFVHGLATNPVWEWHVFWAYVFSETIVQAVWVTLQLTAYATVLGFLLGTVIAFMRLSRSPVLQTVAWTYIWIFRSIPMIVQLVFWFNLSALYEELGVGIPFGPVFWSVDSNSLIGTIGAAVIGLTLHQAAYAAEIVRGGVIAVDHGQLEAAAALGIPRLRQIRRIVLPQAMRAILPTAGNEIIGLLKGTSVVYVMSIGELFYQVQVIYGRNGRVIPLLLVATAWYVVLTTVLSVAQYVERHYARGANRTPPPTPLQRVRRFVAAQRLVATRELTEKT is encoded by the coding sequence ATGAGCAGCGACACCCTGACCGAACCCACCGCCCGACAGGCCGAGTCGGAGGTCGTACCCGCCCGCCACTACGGACGCTGGGCCGCCGCCCTCGCCGTGATCGTGCTGGTCGCCCAGTTCGTCCACGGGCTCGCCACCAACCCCGTCTGGGAGTGGCACGTCTTTTGGGCCTACGTCTTCTCCGAGACGATCGTTCAGGCGGTGTGGGTCACCCTCCAACTCACCGCCTACGCCACCGTGCTGGGCTTCCTGCTCGGCACCGTGATCGCCTTCATGCGGCTGTCGCGTAGCCCGGTCCTCCAGACCGTCGCCTGGACCTACATCTGGATCTTCCGGTCCATCCCGATGATCGTCCAGCTGGTGTTCTGGTTCAATCTGAGCGCCCTGTACGAGGAATTGGGCGTCGGCATCCCCTTCGGCCCGGTGTTCTGGTCGGTCGACAGCAACAGCCTCATCGGCACCATCGGCGCCGCCGTCATCGGGCTCACCCTGCACCAGGCCGCCTACGCCGCCGAGATCGTGCGCGGCGGGGTGATCGCCGTGGACCACGGACAGCTGGAGGCCGCCGCCGCGCTCGGCATCCCCCGGCTGCGGCAGATCCGCCGGATCGTGCTCCCACAGGCCATGCGCGCCATCCTGCCGACCGCCGGCAACGAGATCATCGGCCTGCTGAAGGGCACCTCGGTCGTCTACGTCATGTCCATCGGTGAACTCTTCTACCAGGTCCAGGTCATCTACGGCCGCAACGGCCGGGTGATCCCCCTCCTCCTCGTCGCGACCGCCTGGTACGTCGTGCTGACCACTGTGCTGTCGGTCGCCCAGTACGTCGAGCGGCACTACGCCCGAGGCGCGAACCGCACCCCGCCGCCCACCCCGCTCCAGCGCGTCCGGCGCTTCGTGGCCGCCCAGCGCCTTGTGGCCACCCGAGAGTTGACGGAGAAGACATGA
- a CDS encoding ABC transporter substrate-binding protein, with translation MKRLALTAALALLALTACGSTETDGAGTAQAAPAPTGDPVAAVRKVDSVAALLPADVRESGTLRVGSSVGFPPGAYYPNGADKAPAGQDIDLADAVAKVLGVRLERQDASFETILPALGSGKYDVGTGNFGVTAERLKTIDFVTYINDGQGFAVRKGNTDLTEKITDLTQLCGLTVGTGAGTTFEATLTAQRGECAKAGKKPYDVKVYSENGATLTALQQGRIDIVMSTINGLRYQAAQPASRTTFLGEFHRLDVGFAFKKGSPLTKAFQAAVNELIEDGTYDRILKKWGTAASAIETSRINPPEHR, from the coding sequence GTGAAGCGCCTCGCCCTCACAGCCGCCCTGGCCCTGCTGGCCCTGACCGCCTGCGGCTCCACCGAGACCGACGGCGCCGGAACCGCGCAGGCCGCCCCCGCACCGACCGGCGACCCTGTCGCCGCCGTCCGCAAGGTCGACTCCGTCGCCGCCCTGCTCCCCGCCGACGTACGCGAGTCGGGCACCCTGCGCGTCGGCAGCTCGGTCGGGTTCCCGCCCGGCGCGTACTACCCGAACGGCGCGGACAAGGCGCCCGCCGGACAGGACATCGACCTCGCAGACGCGGTGGCCAAGGTGCTCGGCGTACGGCTGGAACGCCAGGACGCCTCCTTCGAGACGATCCTGCCCGCCCTCGGCAGCGGCAAGTACGACGTCGGCACCGGCAACTTCGGCGTCACCGCCGAACGCCTCAAGACCATCGACTTCGTCACCTACATCAACGACGGCCAGGGCTTCGCCGTACGCAAGGGCAACACCGATCTCACCGAGAAGATCACCGACCTCACCCAGCTGTGCGGCCTGACCGTCGGCACCGGCGCCGGCACCACCTTCGAGGCGACCCTCACCGCACAGCGGGGCGAGTGCGCGAAGGCGGGCAAGAAGCCCTACGACGTGAAGGTCTACTCGGAGAACGGCGCCACCCTCACCGCGCTGCAGCAGGGCCGGATCGACATCGTGATGTCGACCATCAACGGGCTGCGCTACCAGGCGGCCCAGCCCGCGTCCCGGACCACCTTCCTCGGTGAGTTCCACCGCCTCGACGTCGGCTTCGCCTTCAAGAAGGGCTCGCCGCTCACCAAGGCCTTCCAGGCGGCCGTCAACGAGCTGATCGAGGACGGCACCTACGACCGGATCCTCAAGAAGTGGGGCACCGCCGCCTCCGCGATCGAGACCTCGCGGATCAACCCGCCCGAGCACAGGTGA
- a CDS encoding amino acid ABC transporter ATP-binding protein, translated as MNDVMVDVHGVHKSFGPLAVLRGVDLRVRAGEVTVILGPSGSGKSTLLRTINHLEKVDRGWVSIDGELIGYRRSVDKLHELKERDVLKQRTNIGFVFQNFNLFPHLTVLENLVEAPVSALRRPRREAEDTARALLGRVGLAEKADAYPRQLSGGQQQRVAIARALALEPKVLLFDEPTSALDPELVGEVLDVIKDLARTGTTMIVVTHEIGFAREVADTVVFMDDGIVVEEGPPTAVLDAPQHARTRAFLSKVL; from the coding sequence ATGAACGACGTCATGGTCGACGTCCACGGCGTCCACAAGAGCTTCGGCCCGCTGGCGGTGCTGCGCGGCGTCGATCTACGGGTCCGCGCCGGAGAGGTCACCGTGATCCTCGGCCCGTCCGGGTCGGGCAAGTCCACGCTGCTGCGAACCATCAACCACCTGGAGAAGGTCGACCGCGGCTGGGTCAGCATCGACGGCGAACTCATCGGCTACCGCCGCTCCGTCGACAAACTGCACGAGCTGAAGGAGCGGGACGTCCTGAAGCAGCGCACCAACATCGGGTTCGTCTTCCAGAACTTCAACCTCTTCCCGCATCTGACCGTGCTGGAGAACCTCGTCGAGGCCCCGGTCTCCGCCCTGCGCCGCCCGCGCCGGGAGGCGGAGGACACGGCCCGCGCACTCCTGGGCCGGGTCGGTCTCGCCGAGAAGGCCGACGCCTACCCGCGCCAGCTCTCCGGCGGCCAGCAGCAGCGCGTCGCCATCGCCCGCGCCCTCGCCCTGGAACCGAAGGTGCTGCTCTTCGACGAGCCCACCTCGGCCCTCGACCCGGAACTGGTCGGCGAGGTCCTCGATGTCATCAAGGACCTGGCCCGCACCGGAACCACCATGATCGTCGTCACCCATGAGATCGGCTTCGCCCGCGAAGTCGCCGACACCGTGGTCTTCATGGACGACGGGATCGTCGTCGAAGAGGGCCCGCCGACGGCCGTACTCGACGCACCCCAGCACGCGCGTACGCGTGCCTTTCTCTCCAAAGTCCTGTGA
- a CDS encoding GNAT family N-acetyltransferase produces the protein MTSAPELTVIHVPVSDPRVRPLIRELGEEYSRRYGRDAHAELARYPDEEFTAAHGGALLLLLERCEPVAGGAFRRYDDTTAELKRIWTHSAHRRRGLARRVVAELEREAGSRGYRRIHLTTGPRQPEARGLYLATGYTPLFDTAADPETIGPLPFEKHLSAKHPERSPR, from the coding sequence ATGACCTCCGCACCAGAACTGACGGTCATTCATGTCCCGGTCTCCGACCCGCGGGTGAGACCCCTCATCCGCGAACTCGGCGAGGAGTACTCCCGCCGCTACGGCAGGGACGCCCACGCCGAACTCGCCCGCTACCCCGACGAGGAGTTCACCGCGGCCCACGGCGGAGCCCTGCTCCTGCTGCTGGAGCGCTGCGAGCCCGTCGCGGGCGGCGCCTTCCGCCGCTACGACGACACCACCGCCGAGCTGAAGCGGATCTGGACGCACTCCGCCCACCGCCGACGCGGCCTCGCCCGCCGGGTCGTCGCCGAGCTGGAGCGCGAGGCGGGCAGTCGCGGCTACCGGCGGATCCACCTCACCACCGGACCCCGCCAGCCCGAAGCCCGCGGCCTCTACCTGGCCACCGGCTACACACCCCTGTTCGACACGGCGGCCGATCCGGAAACCATCGGCCCGCTGCCCTTCGAGAAGCACTTGTCCGCGAAGCACCCGGAAAGGTCCCCACGGTGA
- a CDS encoding LLM class flavin-dependent oxidoreductase: MPVEFLGIAATNDGSETTPRSGAAFDKEYTLRLARAHEEHGWDRVLFAYGSGSPDPAPAAAYIASRLDRLQILLAHRPNVSYPTFAAKTFATLDRISDGRLTVHFITGGNDHEQGREGDTLTKDERYARTCEYIRIVKKIWTTHEPFDHEGDHYRFHDFVSDVFPVQQPRPNVSFGGSSPAAYAAGGAEADIYCLWGEPLERTAEQIEAVKAAARAAGRSDTPRIQVAFRPIIAPTEELAWEKAHRTVGAIRDLGASGLKRRHRTGAPQNTGSQRLLAIAEAGERYDRALWTPTAAATGGAGNSNALVGTPETVAQALLDYYDLGVDILSARGYDLLGDAIDFGRYVIPLVREEVAKRDAERAGRGARDLAAANR, encoded by the coding sequence ATGCCCGTGGAATTCCTCGGCATCGCCGCCACCAACGACGGTTCCGAAACCACCCCTCGCTCCGGGGCCGCCTTCGACAAGGAGTACACACTCAGGCTCGCCCGCGCCCATGAGGAGCACGGCTGGGACCGGGTGCTGTTCGCCTACGGTTCCGGATCGCCGGACCCCGCCCCGGCCGCGGCGTACATCGCGAGCAGGCTGGACCGGCTCCAGATCCTGCTCGCCCACCGGCCCAACGTCTCCTACCCCACTTTCGCCGCCAAGACCTTCGCCACCCTCGACCGGATCAGTGACGGCCGGCTGACCGTGCACTTCATCACCGGCGGCAACGATCACGAACAGGGCCGCGAGGGCGACACCCTCACCAAGGACGAGCGGTACGCCCGCACTTGTGAGTACATCCGGATCGTCAAGAAGATCTGGACCACCCATGAGCCCTTCGACCACGAGGGCGACCACTACCGCTTCCACGACTTCGTCAGCGATGTCTTCCCCGTCCAACAGCCGCGCCCGAACGTGTCGTTCGGCGGTTCGTCGCCCGCCGCGTACGCCGCCGGCGGCGCCGAGGCCGACATCTACTGCCTGTGGGGCGAGCCGCTGGAGCGGACGGCGGAGCAGATCGAGGCGGTGAAGGCCGCCGCCCGGGCCGCGGGCCGCAGCGACACCCCCCGGATCCAGGTGGCCTTCCGCCCGATCATCGCGCCCACCGAGGAGTTGGCCTGGGAGAAGGCCCACCGCACGGTCGGCGCCATCCGGGACCTGGGCGCGTCCGGCCTCAAGCGCCGCCACCGCACCGGCGCCCCGCAGAACACCGGCTCACAGCGACTGCTCGCCATCGCCGAGGCGGGGGAGCGCTACGACCGCGCCCTGTGGACCCCGACCGCGGCGGCCACCGGCGGCGCGGGCAACTCCAACGCCCTGGTCGGCACCCCGGAGACGGTCGCTCAGGCACTGCTGGACTACTACGACCTCGGCGTCGACATCCTCTCCGCCCGCGGCTACGACCTGCTCGGCGACGCCATCGACTTCGGCCGGTACGTGATCCCCCTCGTCCGCGAGGAAGTCGCCAAGCGCGACGCCGAGCGCGCGGGCCGTGGTGCGCGGGACCTCGCGGCGGCCAACCGATGA